From a single Lentisphaera profundi genomic region:
- a CDS encoding uracil-DNA glycosylase family protein, which yields MKIIEALEEALKNEQRLGDNSFDLDHEQLNDFFYYQAEQKLSFPTKPNQSHEVLEISSSSPQDSNSVKTVDVKEVKLIQHSVPPVITKHLEVKAPIVDPARKLNVKQEESFEEIEDLSVEIDIKTLDLSTLREKALSCTKCNISFKDPHELKKTKLFFIFDGSLIKGELQDPLAGPSGEFFLKMLAAMKIDIEDIYIAKIHRCPRTSELKEQSAAVLQQINLLKPDACIVCSPSIIREISNFESINQCRGQWLSWEGIKIMPTYSPAFLMRSENVYGKAKKKEAWADLQLVMNELKL from the coding sequence ATGAAAATTATCGAAGCACTTGAAGAAGCATTAAAAAACGAACAACGCTTAGGAGATAATTCTTTTGACTTGGATCATGAGCAGCTTAATGATTTTTTTTATTACCAAGCAGAGCAAAAATTAAGCTTCCCAACAAAGCCCAATCAGTCCCATGAAGTATTAGAAATAAGTAGTAGTTCTCCCCAAGATTCTAATTCTGTTAAAACGGTTGATGTAAAGGAAGTCAAGCTGATTCAGCATAGTGTCCCGCCTGTGATCACTAAACATTTAGAAGTCAAAGCTCCTATTGTAGATCCCGCAAGAAAGCTAAACGTGAAGCAAGAAGAATCCTTCGAAGAAATAGAAGACTTATCAGTTGAAATTGATATCAAGACTTTAGATTTAAGTACATTAAGAGAAAAAGCTCTCTCATGCACGAAATGTAATATATCATTCAAAGATCCTCATGAATTGAAGAAAACTAAGTTATTTTTTATTTTTGATGGATCACTAATCAAAGGTGAATTACAGGATCCTTTAGCGGGTCCTTCTGGTGAATTTTTCTTAAAAATGTTAGCAGCCATGAAAATTGATATAGAAGATATTTACATAGCCAAAATCCATCGTTGCCCAAGAACTAGTGAGCTTAAAGAGCAATCAGCAGCAGTATTACAACAGATTAATTTATTAAAACCCGATGCGTGCATAGTCTGTAGCCCTAGTATAATAAGAGAAATTTCTAATTTCGAGAGTATCAATCAATGCCGTGGGCAATGGCTCTCTTGGGAAGGAATAAAAATCATGCCGACTTATTCTCCTGCCTTCTTGATGCGTTCCGAGAATGTCTATGGCAAAGCGAAAAAGAAAGAAGCCTGGGCAGATCTTCAATTAGTCATGAATGAGCTTAAACTTTAA
- a CDS encoding sigma-70 family RNA polymerase sigma factor, which yields MSKSDAIRNYMHNISDYSLVTKEEEVDLAADIKLGSDKAREKLIVSNLRLVVKIAHDFKGLGLPLSDLISEGNIGLMRAVEKFDPAKGAKFSSYAAWWIKQSMRRGLANQSRTIRIPVQSAGKINKIRNARIELKEKLMREPTDQEIATFLEFSKRTVSGLSTVGGSTISLQAKLQDGEDGEIQDIVADKASQTASDIIGEAESINSMMKFIVYLTDREKLVLELRFGLLSGRPKTLEEVSQAIGRTRERVRQIQNQALKKLRERMQRESLLN from the coding sequence ATGTCAAAAAGCGACGCAATTCGTAATTATATGCATAACATTAGTGATTATTCACTAGTAACAAAAGAAGAAGAAGTCGATTTAGCTGCTGACATTAAGTTAGGTAGTGACAAAGCCCGCGAAAAGCTAATCGTATCAAATCTTCGTCTTGTTGTTAAAATTGCACATGATTTTAAAGGACTCGGCTTACCCTTATCTGACCTTATCTCAGAAGGGAATATTGGATTGATGCGAGCAGTTGAAAAATTCGACCCAGCTAAAGGTGCAAAATTCTCTTCTTATGCGGCGTGGTGGATTAAACAATCCATGCGACGTGGTTTGGCTAATCAGAGCCGTACAATTCGTATACCTGTGCAGTCCGCAGGCAAAATCAATAAAATTCGTAACGCACGTATTGAGTTAAAAGAAAAACTCATGCGCGAGCCTACTGATCAAGAAATCGCAACTTTTTTAGAGTTCTCTAAAAGAACCGTTTCAGGTCTTAGTACTGTTGGAGGATCTACGATCTCCCTTCAAGCTAAACTTCAAGATGGTGAAGATGGTGAAATTCAAGATATTGTTGCTGACAAAGCTTCTCAGACAGCCTCCGATATTATTGGTGAAGCTGAATCAATTAATTCAATGATGAAATTCATTGTTTATTTGACAGATCGTGAGAAACTTGTATTAGAGTTGCGATTTGGTTTACTTTCAGGTCGTCCAAAGACTTTGGAAGAAGTGAGCCAGGCCATTGGCAGAACACGTGAGCGCGTCCGTCAAATTCAAAATCAAGCACTTAAGAAGCTTAGAGAAAGAATGCAGCGTGAAAGTTTGCTCAACTAA
- a CDS encoding beta-N-acetylhexosaminidase, translated as MSVIKRFIHKRAQAYTQINICPQVQDILLMDGYFKFESSIRLDYEGSPKDLVYRQITDLLSEADINIHNEANHRIVFQIKAMERECYELEILAHTIRISAADNIGFLYALYSQRQIWPPDLSQLKGSQIPLLIIKDFPKFSWRSFSLDCSRQFFPIETLEKLFDFLAFYKINIFHWHLCDDEGWRLELDCWPDLTLKGAWRGPNEILLPDRGSGQHRYGGFYTKNEIRELIGYAQDRGIEIIPEIDIPGHSLAILNSYPETRCDNISQALLDKGVKLNSLCPSRPQNLNFIEEILKEIASLFPSDYIHIGNDEVERAHWNNCPSCLAAMKDNGFESSRQLQDLFFRKVHKAVESLGKKVLAWNESLQDPLLPQSTTIMSWEGIEPAKEAVKRDIPVILCPGEFCYIDMAQGAFERGHSWAGFLDMEKVYSYEPLEGIDRPDLIKGYGICLWAEYLDKKDFIWEQIFPRLLAASEVAWSHPKSWGGLFNRYKNFHCQFLKDQEIPSRLNKPKLVYRDSIVQVIKAHPKDIVYYTTDGSQPNEDNSIYERPTQVAIPSLFKARLLSPCMSWSDVSSVPNFDFIQKKQYSHYPYELITYRKARWQEPESNAGKGNRDLYVWVPTPYMPGEFIDFKFKNTLQAECLEIRTGVPQTLRSLVEEADLLYSFDGLHFQKLTEFKHGTAVAQIKFFKIKFLRILFNKEQSEWTAIQELLIKA; from the coding sequence ATGAGTGTTATAAAGAGATTTATCCATAAACGTGCCCAAGCTTATACGCAGATTAATATTTGCCCTCAGGTGCAGGATATTTTATTGATGGATGGTTATTTTAAATTTGAGTCTTCAATTCGGCTTGATTATGAAGGCAGTCCCAAGGATTTAGTGTATAGACAAATCACTGATTTGTTAAGTGAAGCTGATATCAACATTCATAATGAGGCTAATCATCGTATAGTTTTTCAAATTAAGGCCATGGAACGGGAATGTTATGAGCTAGAGATCCTAGCACACACAATTAGAATTTCAGCTGCGGATAATATTGGCTTTTTGTATGCTCTCTATAGCCAGAGACAAATATGGCCTCCAGATTTAAGTCAATTAAAAGGAAGTCAGATCCCCTTGTTAATAATCAAAGACTTTCCTAAGTTTTCGTGGCGTTCATTTTCATTAGATTGTTCTCGACAATTTTTCCCCATTGAAACTCTAGAAAAGCTTTTTGACTTCTTAGCTTTTTATAAAATAAACATATTTCACTGGCATTTATGTGATGATGAAGGCTGGCGTTTAGAGCTGGATTGCTGGCCTGATTTAACTCTTAAGGGAGCTTGGCGTGGACCTAATGAAATATTACTGCCTGATCGTGGTTCTGGCCAACATCGTTATGGTGGGTTTTACACAAAAAACGAGATTAGAGAACTCATTGGCTATGCGCAGGATCGAGGCATTGAAATTATTCCAGAAATAGATATACCTGGGCATTCCTTAGCCATACTTAATTCCTATCCAGAAACACGCTGTGACAACATTTCTCAAGCTTTACTAGATAAAGGAGTTAAACTCAACTCTCTCTGTCCTTCAAGACCACAAAATCTCAATTTCATTGAAGAAATTTTAAAAGAAATTGCCAGCCTATTTCCTTCTGATTATATCCATATTGGCAATGATGAAGTCGAGAGAGCTCATTGGAATAACTGCCCTTCTTGCTTAGCCGCTATGAAAGATAATGGATTTGAATCAAGTCGTCAGCTACAAGACCTATTTTTTCGCAAAGTTCATAAAGCGGTGGAATCACTTGGTAAGAAAGTTCTCGCATGGAATGAAAGCTTACAAGACCCCCTACTTCCACAATCAACTACTATTATGTCATGGGAAGGTATTGAGCCTGCGAAAGAAGCCGTTAAACGAGATATCCCCGTCATCCTTTGTCCTGGCGAGTTTTGTTATATTGATATGGCACAAGGTGCTTTTGAGAGAGGTCATTCTTGGGCGGGGTTCTTGGATATGGAGAAAGTTTATAGCTACGAACCTTTAGAAGGTATAGATAGGCCCGATTTAATCAAAGGATATGGCATCTGCCTCTGGGCCGAGTACTTGGATAAGAAAGATTTTATTTGGGAACAAATATTCCCTCGACTATTAGCTGCAAGTGAAGTAGCCTGGAGCCATCCAAAAAGTTGGGGAGGCTTATTTAATCGCTATAAAAATTTCCACTGTCAATTTTTGAAGGATCAAGAGATTCCATCACGCCTAAATAAGCCTAAACTCGTTTATAGGGACAGTATAGTTCAAGTAATCAAAGCGCACCCCAAAGATATCGTCTATTATACTACTGATGGTTCGCAGCCAAATGAAGACAATTCTATATATGAACGCCCTACTCAAGTTGCAATTCCCAGTCTTTTTAAAGCTAGGCTTTTAAGTCCCTGTATGTCTTGGTCTGATGTGAGTTCGGTCCCCAATTTTGATTTCATTCAGAAAAAACAGTATTCACATTACCCTTATGAGCTAATTACTTACCGCAAAGCGCGCTGGCAAGAGCCTGAGAGTAATGCGGGTAAAGGTAATCGAGATTTATATGTTTGGGTGCCTACGCCCTATATGCCTGGTGAGTTTATTGACTTTAAATTTAAAAACACACTCCAAGCTGAATGTTTAGAAATTCGTACTGGTGTGCCCCAAACATTGCGAAGTTTGGTAGAAGAAGCGGACCTACTCTATTCATTTGATGGACTTCATTTCCAGAAGCTCACAGAGTTTAAGCATGGTACTGCTGTAGCTCAAATCAAATTTTTTAAAATCAAATTTTTACGCATTCTCTTTAATAAAGAACAGAGTGAATGGACGGCAATCCAAGAACTGCTTATTAAAGCTTGA
- the proC gene encoding pyrroline-5-carboxylate reductase: MKQLSFIGTGKMASAIAKGICQNSVLDCDKIIGTSPGASKDIFHNLTQIPVSSDNSDAMNSHMVILGFKPQVAEQICRSLRPMVKEQHFVSICAGITLDDLQEWLGTDKVTRTMPNTPLCVSKGAVAYCSSAGVNQEETALLHKYFECSGILARVDEGDMNTITALSGSGPAYIFEMVDALAQSAKNNGLADDVALQFSIQTFLGAAQMLSNKLGSPEELRNAVTSPNGTTYAALENFKHNNLREVLSQGFQAAKDRGDELSRGIK, encoded by the coding sequence ATGAAACAATTATCATTTATTGGTACTGGCAAAATGGCCAGTGCTATTGCCAAAGGTATATGTCAAAATTCGGTCTTAGATTGTGATAAAATCATAGGGACTTCGCCAGGTGCAAGTAAAGATATTTTTCACAATCTAACGCAAATCCCCGTGAGTAGTGACAATAGCGATGCAATGAATTCTCACATGGTTATCTTGGGGTTTAAACCACAGGTAGCGGAACAAATCTGTCGCTCACTCCGACCTATGGTTAAAGAGCAGCATTTCGTTTCGATATGTGCAGGCATTACTTTAGATGATTTACAAGAATGGCTAGGTACAGATAAAGTAACTCGAACAATGCCTAATACGCCTCTCTGTGTATCTAAGGGAGCTGTAGCTTATTGCTCATCAGCTGGAGTAAATCAAGAAGAGACTGCTTTATTACATAAATACTTTGAATGCTCAGGCATACTTGCACGGGTCGATGAGGGTGATATGAATACCATTACGGCATTAAGTGGTAGTGGCCCAGCTTATATTTTTGAAATGGTTGATGCTTTAGCACAATCAGCAAAAAACAATGGCTTGGCAGATGATGTAGCCCTTCAGTTCTCTATTCAGACTTTCTTGGGAGCCGCTCAAATGTTAAGCAATAAACTAGGTAGTCCAGAAGAACTGCGCAATGCCGTGACTTCACCAAATGGAACTACCTATGCAGCCTTAGAAAACTTTAAGCACAATAATTTGCGTGAAGTACTTAGCCAAGGCTTTCAAGCAGCAAAAGATAGAGGCGATGAATTAAGTCGCGGGATTAAATAA
- a CDS encoding protein kinase domain-containing protein, with protein sequence MSEEQIKAACPSCENRMFFEYSKALSKQSCSSCNYNFTVPKLFGAYTLQVVKANDEFSTTYNALNKDNELCRLRVFNELITNSLHAQQALKLSVQKQLAINSEHLLKLKESFEFEDQYCIEYDFIKTSLKGYRQKEKLTMDKALALSLDLLKAYKDLSSHELLASNLKPSTITYDKEIISFYDVEISWPAALELSKKTQGFNPVNNSQYVAPEVISERKVSVQSDIYSLGCIIYELFTNYPPFHKEETGNSLLEAHKNIQASSLLDINKNLPENLNRLVLSMLEKKPSYRPEIQDLIQDFERIDLHPSKEILKEFAPSPSDTLVPKKTEEIDLSLLASERNLHPLSSVTPLEEDAQEEVLIQSKEFPWAIAIIIIIILAIILTITLKRSDTNDDRESLSHKLEVVDENYRST encoded by the coding sequence ATGAGTGAAGAGCAAATTAAAGCAGCTTGTCCATCCTGTGAAAACAGAATGTTTTTTGAATATAGTAAAGCTTTAAGTAAACAATCATGCTCTTCATGTAACTATAACTTCACCGTGCCCAAATTATTCGGTGCTTACACTCTTCAAGTTGTTAAAGCGAACGATGAATTTTCAACTACTTATAATGCCCTGAATAAAGATAATGAACTTTGTCGTCTCAGGGTTTTTAATGAGCTAATCACAAACTCTCTACATGCTCAACAAGCTTTGAAACTAAGTGTACAAAAGCAATTAGCTATTAATAGTGAACACCTACTTAAACTCAAGGAATCCTTTGAGTTTGAGGATCAGTATTGTATTGAATATGATTTCATTAAGACGAGTTTAAAAGGTTATCGTCAAAAAGAAAAACTCACCATGGATAAAGCTTTAGCCTTGAGTTTGGATTTACTTAAAGCCTATAAAGATTTGTCTTCCCATGAACTTCTAGCTTCCAACTTAAAGCCTAGTACGATTACTTACGATAAAGAAATAATCTCTTTCTATGACGTGGAGATCTCATGGCCGGCGGCTTTAGAATTATCAAAGAAAACTCAAGGTTTTAACCCGGTAAATAATAGTCAGTACGTCGCTCCAGAAGTTATTTCCGAACGAAAAGTTTCCGTACAATCGGATATCTATTCCTTGGGTTGTATTATTTATGAGCTGTTTACTAATTACCCACCGTTTCACAAAGAAGAGACAGGCAATTCTTTATTAGAGGCACATAAAAATATCCAAGCAAGCTCCTTGTTGGATATCAATAAAAATCTTCCAGAGAATTTAAATAGACTCGTCTTAAGTATGTTGGAAAAAAAACCTTCCTATCGTCCAGAGATCCAAGACTTAATCCAAGACTTTGAACGAATTGACCTGCATCCCAGCAAAGAAATTTTGAAAGAGTTTGCTCCTAGTCCTAGCGATACACTTGTGCCTAAAAAAACAGAAGAAATTGACTTGAGTCTTTTGGCATCAGAAAGAAATCTCCACCCTTTGAGCTCAGTAACTCCGCTAGAAGAAGATGCACAAGAAGAAGTATTGATTCAGAGTAAAGAATTCCCTTGGGCCATAGCTATAATCATTATTATTATCCTAGCAATCATTTTGACAATTACCTTAAAAAGAAGCGACACAAATGATGATAGAGAAAGCCTCTCTCATAAGCTAGAGGTTGTTGATGAAAATTATCGAAGCACTTGA
- a CDS encoding ROK family protein: protein MIICGLDIGGTKVEAAFFEVVKESQDKSHWQEIQIAGEVLFLRNRGSRRIPTERSRGYQVVIENISELIKDLSKEVAISLDEIKGIGIGLPGSVDPKRKAMSNGNTRIFLDKNLENDLQILLKLAIPIEVSNDANCFALAEVLAGAGILHSKESGKPVKKQNGLGLILGTGLGGGCVINGQLIVGSSGSAFEIGHMAIELDGGLPCHCGVAGCAEQYLSGTAIEAAYSSRMYSQIHDRPDARKIFEMAEEQEPMAQAIIKQYKKRLAKYLANLTNILDPDYFVLGGGVSLQPVVYEGLEEEMRRYIYSPVAKPKVYCHQLGDSAGVLGAALLALI from the coding sequence ATGATTATTTGTGGATTAGATATTGGCGGCACTAAAGTTGAAGCCGCGTTTTTTGAAGTTGTTAAGGAATCCCAGGACAAAAGTCACTGGCAAGAAATTCAAATTGCAGGTGAAGTACTTTTTTTGCGGAACCGTGGATCACGCCGAATTCCGACTGAGAGAAGTCGAGGCTACCAAGTAGTTATTGAAAACATATCAGAACTCATTAAAGATCTCTCCAAAGAAGTTGCTATTTCTCTTGATGAGATAAAAGGCATTGGTATTGGTTTACCTGGTTCAGTTGATCCAAAGAGAAAAGCTATGTCTAACGGAAATACACGTATTTTCTTGGATAAAAACTTAGAGAACGATTTACAAATATTACTTAAACTCGCTATACCTATTGAAGTTAGTAATGATGCTAACTGCTTTGCTTTAGCGGAAGTTTTAGCAGGTGCTGGCATCTTACATTCTAAAGAAAGTGGCAAGCCAGTTAAAAAGCAAAATGGCCTAGGTCTTATCCTCGGCACGGGCCTAGGTGGTGGATGTGTGATTAATGGTCAATTAATTGTTGGCTCTTCTGGCTCAGCATTCGAAATAGGGCACATGGCTATAGAGCTTGATGGAGGTTTACCTTGTCACTGTGGCGTCGCTGGCTGTGCAGAGCAGTATTTATCAGGTACCGCAATAGAAGCAGCATATTCATCTCGCATGTATTCTCAGATCCATGATCGTCCAGATGCAAGAAAAATTTTTGAAATGGCAGAAGAGCAAGAGCCCATGGCACAAGCCATTATTAAACAATATAAAAAACGCTTAGCCAAATATTTGGCAAATTTAACCAATATATTGGATCCAGACTACTTTGTTCTGGGTGGCGGTGTATCCTTACAGCCTGTAGTATACGAAGGTCTTGAAGAAGAGATGAGACGCTATATTTATAGTCCTGTAGCTAAACCCAAAGTCTATTGTCATCAATTAGGTGATTCAGCGGGTGTTTTAGGAGCAGCCTTACTAGCACTAATTTAA
- a CDS encoding Glu/Leu/Phe/Val family dehydrogenase: protein MDELFKNVITIFNEASKTADISTSIHTILKQPKNEIIVNFPVRMDSGEMKLFKGYRIQHNNILGPYKGGFRFHPQVNLDEVKGLAMLMTLKCSLVGLPFGGAKGGIKFTPKDHSQAELEKITRRFVHALGNNIGPNFDIPAPDMGTNAQTMNWMMDTFLNTSGSLDRQCLKGVVTGKSVKVGGTKGRAQATGYGAVMCIEEWAKQHNHDISQKTFIIQGFGNVGSWAAKRLDSLGAKVIAVNDCVGTLHMKDGIPIRQLSEYVQENGSLEGFMDQELLTREEFFAMKADVMIPAALENQIGKDEANAAQVTLIVEGANGPINNEGDKILTEKGIEIIPDVLANSGGVIVSYFEWLQNRSNDYWHEHHVLEKLHDKIIQAYHEVHDLSIELNISKRQAAYIKALKNIDEVYTERGIFP, encoded by the coding sequence GTGGATGAATTATTCAAGAATGTCATTACCATTTTCAATGAAGCCAGTAAAACAGCTGATATAAGCACTTCTATACATACGATTTTAAAGCAACCAAAAAATGAAATAATCGTCAACTTTCCCGTGCGCATGGATTCAGGAGAAATGAAACTCTTTAAGGGTTACCGAATTCAACACAATAACATACTAGGCCCTTATAAAGGAGGCTTTAGATTTCATCCTCAAGTAAATCTCGACGAAGTTAAAGGCCTAGCCATGCTAATGACCTTAAAGTGCTCCCTTGTAGGTCTGCCCTTTGGAGGAGCCAAAGGTGGGATAAAATTCACCCCTAAAGATCACTCACAGGCAGAGCTCGAAAAAATAACCCGTCGCTTTGTTCATGCTCTCGGAAATAATATCGGACCTAATTTTGATATCCCCGCCCCCGACATGGGAACTAATGCTCAAACGATGAATTGGATGATGGATACTTTCCTTAATACTTCTGGCTCACTTGATCGTCAATGTTTAAAAGGTGTTGTTACCGGTAAATCCGTGAAAGTAGGAGGAACAAAAGGACGGGCGCAAGCAACCGGATACGGTGCTGTTATGTGCATAGAAGAATGGGCGAAACAACACAACCACGACATAAGTCAAAAAACCTTTATTATCCAAGGTTTTGGTAATGTTGGTTCTTGGGCAGCAAAGAGACTTGACTCACTTGGGGCAAAAGTCATTGCCGTAAATGATTGCGTGGGAACACTCCATATGAAAGACGGCATCCCTATTCGTCAACTTTCTGAGTATGTGCAAGAAAATGGAAGTTTAGAAGGATTTATGGATCAAGAACTTTTGACTAGAGAAGAATTCTTTGCCATGAAAGCCGACGTCATGATTCCCGCCGCACTCGAAAATCAGATAGGTAAAGATGAGGCTAATGCAGCTCAGGTTACACTTATTGTGGAGGGTGCAAATGGCCCAATCAATAATGAAGGTGATAAAATATTAACGGAAAAAGGAATTGAAATCATCCCTGATGTATTAGCCAACTCTGGCGGAGTTATTGTTTCTTACTTTGAATGGCTCCAAAATCGCTCTAATGATTACTGGCATGAACACCATGTATTAGAAAAACTTCATGACAAAATAATACAGGCTTATCATGAAGTGCACGATTTAAGTATCGAATTAAATATAAGTAAACGCCAAGCAGCTTATATCAAAGCCCTAAAAAACATTGATGAAGTTTATACGGAACGAGGTATTTTCCCTTGA
- the bioF gene encoding 8-amino-7-oxononanoate synthase, translating into MYENKIFEDKLKKLEKEKLLRQETVYEYSHDVEYISDGKVLINFSSNSYLGMHRDSRIIKASKEAVEAMGTSSIASRLVCGTLPIHAELEKKIAQWKGSEAAMVLNSGFQANLGIIQALANKDSLILADKLVHASIIDGIRLSNAKFQRFHHNDMDSLNRLLERYSDIEHKIIISETVFSMDGDKAPLEGLIKLSKKHGAFLYLDDAHGAGVYGSKGRGPTAEVEGVDLLLGTFSKAFGSFGAYACMSETLKKYLVNSCRSYIYSTALPPAVIAANLKAVELLDQQEYESKQKMLIERCSRVRDVLKNKGYKVVDGEGPIIAIIIGEEHAALQKSKELLVKGFLVPAIRPPTVPKGTSRLRLTLSSLHSDKQVKYLLNLF; encoded by the coding sequence ATGTATGAAAATAAGATTTTTGAAGATAAGTTAAAAAAACTTGAGAAAGAAAAGCTCTTGAGGCAGGAGACTGTTTATGAGTATAGTCATGATGTTGAATATATCTCCGATGGGAAAGTCCTCATTAATTTTTCATCCAATAGTTACCTGGGGATGCACAGAGACAGCCGTATAATAAAAGCCTCCAAAGAGGCAGTTGAAGCTATGGGGACTTCGTCAATTGCTTCTCGCTTAGTTTGTGGGACCTTGCCTATTCATGCAGAGTTGGAAAAAAAAATTGCTCAGTGGAAGGGGTCTGAAGCGGCAATGGTTTTAAATAGTGGTTTTCAAGCAAACCTGGGAATCATTCAAGCCCTAGCCAATAAAGACTCTTTGATCTTAGCTGATAAGCTTGTTCATGCGTCAATAATTGATGGGATTCGCTTATCTAACGCTAAATTTCAGCGATTTCATCATAACGACATGGATTCTTTGAATCGTTTATTGGAGCGCTATTCTGACATAGAGCATAAAATTATTATTTCAGAAACAGTTTTTAGTATGGATGGAGATAAGGCACCTTTAGAGGGTTTAATTAAGTTATCTAAAAAGCATGGGGCATTTCTTTATTTGGATGATGCACATGGCGCCGGAGTTTATGGATCAAAGGGTAGGGGGCCCACTGCTGAAGTAGAGGGCGTGGACTTATTGCTAGGGACTTTCTCTAAAGCTTTTGGTAGCTTTGGTGCCTATGCCTGTATGAGTGAAACTTTGAAAAAATATTTAGTGAATAGCTGTCGATCTTATATATATTCTACAGCCTTGCCACCAGCAGTGATTGCAGCTAATTTAAAAGCAGTAGAATTACTCGATCAGCAGGAGTACGAAAGTAAACAAAAAATGCTAATAGAGCGCTGTTCTAGAGTAAGGGACGTGTTAAAAAACAAGGGATATAAGGTTGTTGATGGCGAAGGTCCTATCATAGCCATCATTATCGGTGAAGAGCATGCTGCTCTACAGAAATCGAAAGAGCTTTTAGTTAAAGGATTTTTAGTTCCTGCTATAAGGCCACCAACGGTCCCCAAAGGGACCAGTCGTTTGCGCTTAACTTTATCGAGTCTTCATAGTGATAAACAAGTCAAATACCTTCTTAATCTATTTTGA
- a CDS encoding YifB family Mg chelatase-like AAA ATPase codes for MNLAKTWSVALNGIEPFSLEVEVSTNDAAGSDNFLSIVGVPDTTVRESKERVRSAITATGFHFPRGSTTISLAPAGIKKSGSALDLPIAMALIASCDPNFPSAFLHETIFIGELALDGRIRSVNGALAMALHAREKGFKQIYIATENAKEAAIAEGVKVYPVENLREVYHSLLGEITIEPIKTDLSTLFKSENNHNAVDFAHIKGQQALRRGLEIAACGGHNLIMIGPPGCGKTLMARSFSTILPRLDLEEALKVTQIHSIAGTLEAHQALITQRPYRSPHHTVSEAGLLGGSSNPRPGEVSLAHRGVLFLDELPEYKRSTLEVLRQPMESGDVQISRASGTCRFPADFTLIAAMNPCPCGFWGSSQKECRCNSMQIQRYRNRISGPLLDRIDLHLEINPLSQEELMTKANGESSLLIRERVEKARALQHQRFGNSRTNSSLNTKELEDVCELDQTSRQLLQQAINSLDLSARAYDRILRVSRTIADLEASESIQAEHIGEAIQYRSLDRKLW; via the coding sequence ATGAACTTAGCTAAAACTTGGTCAGTAGCTCTAAATGGAATAGAGCCTTTTTCACTAGAGGTTGAAGTTAGTACAAACGACGCCGCAGGAAGTGATAATTTCCTAAGTATCGTAGGTGTACCTGATACCACTGTGCGGGAAAGCAAAGAGCGCGTACGCTCAGCAATTACGGCAACGGGATTTCATTTCCCTAGAGGTTCCACAACAATATCTTTAGCCCCTGCGGGAATTAAAAAATCAGGCTCAGCTTTGGATTTACCCATTGCCATGGCCTTGATAGCCAGTTGTGATCCTAATTTTCCCAGTGCATTTTTACATGAGACTATATTTATCGGTGAGTTAGCATTAGATGGCCGAATTCGATCCGTAAACGGCGCTTTAGCCATGGCTTTGCATGCGCGTGAAAAGGGTTTTAAACAAATTTATATCGCTACTGAAAACGCAAAGGAAGCCGCTATCGCAGAAGGTGTAAAAGTTTATCCAGTAGAGAATCTAAGAGAGGTCTATCATAGTCTTCTGGGTGAAATTACTATTGAGCCTATAAAAACGGATCTCAGCACCTTATTTAAATCAGAGAATAATCATAACGCAGTCGATTTTGCTCACATTAAAGGGCAACAAGCTCTGCGTCGAGGTTTAGAAATCGCGGCTTGTGGTGGACATAATTTAATTATGATTGGCCCTCCAGGTTGTGGAAAAACACTTATGGCTCGTTCTTTTTCAACCATTCTTCCCCGCTTGGACTTGGAAGAAGCACTCAAAGTCACTCAGATCCATTCAATAGCAGGGACTCTTGAAGCTCATCAAGCATTAATTACTCAGAGACCCTATCGCTCACCACATCATACCGTATCAGAAGCAGGGCTTCTTGGAGGCTCGTCAAATCCACGTCCAGGGGAGGTGAGTTTAGCGCATCGTGGCGTTTTATTTCTCGATGAGTTACCCGAGTATAAACGAAGTACCTTAGAAGTTTTACGTCAGCCCATGGAATCTGGCGATGTCCAAATATCACGCGCTAGCGGTACTTGCCGTTTTCCTGCGGATTTCACCCTCATCGCAGCAATGAATCCATGTCCCTGTGGATTTTGGGGCTCTTCGCAAAAAGAGTGTCGCTGTAATAGCATGCAGATTCAGCGCTATAGGAATCGCATTTCAGGACCACTTCTAGATCGAATTGATTTGCACCTAGAAATTAATCCATTGAGTCAAGAAGAGCTGATGACTAAAGCCAATGGTGAAAGTTCTTTATTAATTCGCGAACGAGTTGAGAAGGCAAGGGCACTCCAACACCAACGTTTTGGCAATAGTCGAACAAACTCTAGCTTGAATACTAAAGAGCTTGAGGATGTCTGTGAATTGGATCAAACTAGTCGTCAACTGCTACAGCAAGCCATTAATAGCCTCGACTTATCAGCCCGAGCCTACGATCGTATTTTGCGAGTGTCGCGAACGATTGCCGACCTAGAGGCGAGTGAATCTATCCAAGCTGAACATATTGGGGAAGCGATTCAATACCGCAGTCTAGATCGTAAGCTTTGGTAA